The following DNA comes from Lynx canadensis isolate LIC74 chromosome C2, mLynCan4.pri.v2, whole genome shotgun sequence.
ATTAGcactaagaatttattttttttattcagaaagagagaaatctttGACATCAAAGTTTACATTAAATTTATgcacacttatttaaaaaaaataatgtttctatttGTTAGAGCAAGTTACTCTCACAGAGACTGAATTAACCTGCAAAATGGGCTCATACCAGAAAAGGAATACTGTGATCAGAGCAATGGTTTCTTGTATGAACTACAAatgattcacattttaaaaaattgtatgtaaGGCTCATCCAATATATGTATAGTGTCTATCAAAATTGAACAGCATAGTGAGTTAGGATGGCCGTGTTGGTGTAAAACTGATGGACCCAGCCTCGATTTAGAGAATGTTAGTGATTATCTCATCCAGCTTCTGTATTATGCAGCCAGGAAAACTGAATCATCACACTTGGGAAGTaagtttctcaaggtcacagCAGAAAAGTGGCTGTAAGTCTCATGAGGGTGGCCACAAGGTCTAACTTGCTCACATTCTATCACCAcgcatagcacagtgcctggtacatggtaggtATTCTACAATCATTTTGAATGGACCAATGagtgaaaaaatgataaatgaaaatactTCCAAGAATAGAAGTTTGACAGCATCTAGGCAATTAGGATGGTTGGTTAAAGAGGCAATGCCAGGTGCCTCTAGAAGCTGATGTACCGTGGcacattttgaagtaattttaatTCTCCTAAATCTTTTAACTTATCAGTGGTATTTCCTATTCAGTAGAGTTATAGCTCTTTGAAGAGCCTCTTTATCAACTCTAGCACAGGACACTCAACTTACTGAACTGTACTACATATAACACTGCTCACATCTACATTATGTCTTCGGGAATGATGATGGGCGAAGACACTTCTTTCTACCCTACCCCAGCTAACTGAACACTCAGTAACAGGCACTTGGAGCAATGATAGCATTCACTCTAGAGGcagttttcagaaataaagagcaggagagggatgaAAGTGAGAGGGTGGAGGCTATGAACATTTAAACTGCTTGATGAAGGGAGAAAAGCTGTTAGACTTGTTATAAGTGAAAGAGCATATGCAGGCCTCAAAGAAGTATTCAGGCAATTGGAAAATACCTTTTCAAGTACAGGGCAAAGGGAGGAAGTCAACAGCAGGTGTTGCTATGTAAACAAGTCAAATTTAGGTGAAAAAAGAGTAGGCATGTTTCATCGTGGATTCTTGGAAGCTGTTCTTTGCAGATTTAAGTGGATAATTGAGATTGACATTTAAAGTGGCAGGAGACAGTCTGGGCAATAGCTTCCGTATTCCAAATAGTCTGGTTCAAGTGCAAGAGAGGTCTTCGTAAACAGAGTTGATGGCAGTCTTTTGTGTTAGAGCAGGGGTCACTAAGACTGCTTAGGGACCCAAGTGAACTTCCAGCCTCCCTCCTCATCTCGACAAACAAAGGCTTGTCCCTGGTGGAAGGAATGAGTTTTCACATTACAGTGAGGGCTCAGGGATGTGGAAAAGGCCATCTCTGTCTTATTGGGAGACACATCAGAAGTATAGTAAGGAGGAGTTTGCAGCCCTCCTGGCACGTTTGAAAGTTGAGAAAGTAAGTGAAAATCTTCCCCGTGCCTGGCAGTGCTATGTGAGGGGGTTGTTTGGTCACCTCCATAGTCAATTGGCAGATCCTCCCTGGGGATATTTTCATAATTGACTGCATCATCCGGAAACTGGGGAAATGTGCTGGCAATTCTTCTGGGATGAGAGGAGAGGGCACTGTAGTTAGCTGATAAAGTGTCATCAATGGTATTGAGGTCTTTTAATCCAAGTGTTTGAAGAACCCAGGGATCCACAGGGGGCCCAGGTTGTTCTTCACAGTTAGCAAATTCACCGGAGAGGTTTCTCTTGGCATTTTTGTGATGGGGTATCTCAGGAGGAAAATATCTTTGCTCTTTGggtttcctctttccctttctgaatTTTCCACATGCTTTGGAAAACTCATCTGATGACAGTAATTTCTAGgaaagtagcattttaaaatatatagtcagATAGTCAACCAAGATCATTTTCTTTACTGTTGTCTAATTAAAACTCCTTCAAATATTAACTAGTCACTTTAACTCCTTAGAAAACGTGATTAAAATtctattctgtctctgtctttgtctctgtctctgtctctctctctctgtctctgtctctctgtctctgtctctctctctctctctctcacacacacacacacacacacacacacacacaagtgattGAATTAACTTCTGTTTCCAACTTAAAATCTATAATGACAAGTTACTACCTGGAAACTACAATTCATGTTTTTTACTAATCatttaaaagttgaaagaaaaaataatgtctttaaattttcaattcaggaaagtaattattataataatgacaataatagcaACTATCATGTATTGAACACTGGCTACATGCATAATGTCATTTTATATGGGTACTGTTAAAATCTTCCTTagcgaggaaactgaggcacaggcatATTAGTGACTTGCTAAGGATCATGTGGCCTAGATTAAATCGAAGCCATGTGATTCTAGACAGAGCAACTGATTGAAAACAGTAACTAACACTGCTTCTTCTTGTTCCATTAACTTTCATAACACTTTCGTGTGATATGTATTATTCTACATCTTGGACAAttggaaaacagagagaaaaaaacctgCCTAATCTATATCATTTACTAATTTAATAAATGTCCTTTGTTTTACAAAATGGTGGCTGGACTGAGGAGCCCAAGCTAATAACTGTGAGATGTGCTCCCTTTTTTAACAAAGCTAACTGGACTGTAAAGGAGTCAGATATGGTATCTTTTCTTCTCTGAACTTTTATGTTCAGTAAAAATGGCAAGAAACATaatcaatttaaattaaataatatcaaataacGTAGCTTGTCTAGAAGCAAGGAAAAGATTGATGACAGAAGCATCATCAATAATtgtaacaaaatgacaaaaagataacagaaatataaaacccagagaaaggaagaagaacagGAAGAGACTATGGACAAGCTATAAGTCCTTGAGTTAGAAATAGTCTAACTCATTTAAGAGTATGAGAAAAACGATTCATTAAAAGATAACATAATTGGTGATCTATAACTGCCACTCAAGAAATCTGGGCTCCAGCCATATTCATAACAGTTTAGAGCTGAGGAGATTTTCAACGATCTTTTAGGCCATGTATATCCAGATGAACATAACTGAGGCTAAGTGAGAGAGCGATTTACCGAAAGTCAATCTGATGATAAGAAGAACTGAGTGTCTTTCGGATCTGATTCCCACTGCAGAGTTCCATCCATTTAgctctctgtcttttgattaaCCTCTGTTGTCTTAGCAATTCCCTTGACTGGCTTGATTCTTAAGCAACTTTTGCTGCAATACATGGCTAACATCTGCAGTCTAGATACTTCTAAGAAATGATACATAAAAATTCTTGTGAAAGTGCTATATTTCCTTTCAGAAAACTCCATCTAACCTAGAAATGCCTTTGAAGCCATGCTGTTCAGTACACCTTCTACAATTAATTAAGCAGTTTCACCCAAATTACCTCCATTCTCAAATCACTGCTGTGTTTTTATAAAAGGGATAGTTACATACCTTGGCCTTTTCCTCAAGACATTTAACCAAAGCAGAATTCAGGTATTGTCTAAGGTGATTATTCTCTTCGTGTAACCTAGCAAGTTCTTCTTCCTTCTGCACCAGAGTATCTTGGAGCTGCAAAAAAGCATACAATGGTGAAGGCTGCTCTACTATATTGACTTTGTAACCTTATAATAATGCCACTGATCCTTAACCTGCTTAAACTTGATCATTATTCTATTTGTTTTACAAACTCAACCTCCGGGAGCCCTTGTCCTCTAACGCCTAAATTCAATCTACACCCACCTACCACCTGATTGTTCAGTTTTGTGCTCTGAACTTCTTATTCATTGCAAAGTGTTTGAAGAGATTATATGACTTTTAAGATTGCAACCACAAGGGAATCGGGAAGGTATGTAGGAAAATGAGCTGCGTGCAACtgtttaaatatagaaaaaaggaTTTAGAAAGGTTTCGCTGGACTCCTTCCTTgcacattaagaaaagaagaaaaacaaggggGGCTGGCTTCCTTCATCCTCAGATTGGTCTGTTTGTATATCCACTAGATCAAATTATTCTCTcaggaacaacaacaaataaaacgtGATAAATGAAGCAATCTTTGCAAAAACTTTGTAATCATCATCCCTCTCCAAGTGATGAGCTATGtgtgtgctttaaaaatactatCACACTCAATATACCATTTGGTCTTTCAAGCAGCCATCTGAGGAAGgcaatataaatatttcaattccATAGGTATGGAAAAAGAGGATTCAAGGGGTCATAGGACTAAAATGTATGCAGTCAGGTCCTGACTATAGGGCCCCCTagagggtttggattgttgttgttgaatttgttgtttttgttttcttccctgtgaCATTGATCACCTATCTTCCTGTCCACCTCTGTGGACATTTACCCACTGTGGTTCTAAATTGCaagtcaacatatgaatttaacAACGGAAAAGAAGCAAAGTAACATTAAGGGGTGATGTTAAGAACAAActacatgctaagtgaaatgagtcagactgagaaatacaaataccatattaattcactcatctgtggaatctaaaaagcaaaatgaataagcaaatagaAGGCAGAATCCTATAAATACAGAGCATAAACTGTATTCTCtgtcagagagaaggggatgggggaggggcaacatGGGTGAAGAGTAGAGGCAGATAAAGGTTTCTAGTTATGGCATGCATTAGTCATGGGGATAAACGGCacaacatagggaatacagtTAATGACACTGTAGTAGTGTGACAGCAGTATatctgtatggtgacagatggtagtcacccttgtggtgaacacagcataatgtatagagaagtcaaatcactatgttgtacacctgaaactaatgtaacattgagagtcaactatactcaaataagtttaagaataaaataaaagtaaaaaaaaaaaaaaaaaagaatggactgcATTTGCATGGATCATGTCTGCCTGGTTATACATACCTGCTTGTTTCTGTAGAGCTGAGAGGAAAGCTGAGCCTCTTCCCACGAACATGAGTTAGGAACAGGGAAATTGGAGTCACTGGATGATTCTATGTGAAAATACCAAATGGATAACTGAGAAAACACACTTGGGGTTTTTGTGTAATACAGAGCTCATGGAGGGATTTCAGACAGTTTAATGGATCCAATTACCTTTCTAAAAATAGCTATTGCCTCCTTAtaggaaacaaaacatttaaagcttCCAGAAGGGATAAACATGCTATGAAAGACACATATTTATAGACTACATGCCAAAATGGCTAAAGGGATGAATTTTGAAGAGCTAAGAGGTTACATTTCTTCCTAATATATAAACTCCTGCTGGCTAAGCTTATAAAAACCATCCCATCTGCATTATGaattcactcaaatatttattgatcctTCCCCTGCTAGGCATAACATTGCAATTCCACTATGTTTTCCAAGTTTCGATCTTATTTTCTAAGGTTTAGCGTTTGATAACATAGTGTTTGCCTCTAAAATCAACTCCTACTTTTGATGGTGTCATTTTTCCCCAACCATGAAAATCTTGGCCTGTTTGCTTATCCATTAAAGCTGATGGAGAGTACATATTCAGAATTATATGTGGTATCACTTTctacttgaaaataatttggatCTTGCTTCTCTGAAGACCTTGATGGAAATCTCAAAACTGTACcctgaattcatgtatttcaAATGTCATCATTCGTATGTTTCTTATgcttttgtaaagttttttttcatatttgatagCAAACTATACCTACCAGTAAAAACTATGCTTATGCATGCTATaggtttacttttgttttattttcctcatctagTACAGTTTTGACTCTTGCTCATCTCTACAGAAACTGAAatattcctgaaatattttcaacTAAAGTAAAATGATGAGTAAGGAGACAGGAATAAAATTGTATACAGTTTGGTTTTATATTCTTGGgcattctgtcttctctgttgCTTGTGGTAGAAAGACAACACTGAACAACTCCCTTCCTGAAATATAAGTGTGTTTCATTATGTtgggggggttttgtttgttttttttctgaaattcaaaaaaaaataatatgacagAAGCAGGAGTACATATATTTAATGGTGAAGTGTCTACAAGTTTTTCTAGAAACCAGATTGCTAATATAGaaattcctttaatatttataagAACTATTTACTCAGCCCCCAGTGAAAATTAATACATGATTTTCCATCATTCCCTCCAAAATTGAAGTCTTCTTTGAGCAAAAAGGAATCATTTTCCCCCCACTTACAAGATACTATTCAACTCTAAGAGAacacatagagaacaaactgaaggttgatggagggaggtgggtgggggatgggctaaatgggtgatgggcctcCTGAataggagggcacttgctgggagcactgggtgttatatgtaagtgatgaatcactaaattctactcttgaaaacaatattacactatatgttaattaaatagaatttaagtaaaaatttgaaaaaaaaacaaacaagaaacaaaaccatgacccagttaaaaagaaaaacgaaccaaaaaataaataaatttggtcaagagctttgtaaaaaaaaaaaaaagaaagaaaaagaatagctattcattttagagaaagaggaaaaggtaccgagataaatcattttgaaagatAACTGTTGTTCTGATTTGGCTTTCctttctaaataaactttttaaaaataaaaatggtatggatgcaaaaaaaaaaagacaatgttcATAGGACTTCCTTATGAAATAAAAGGGTATATTAGtattttttctcatctctctcttaTACCCAGGGAAACTTTCCTGAATTCCAAAAGAAATGCTCCAACTGGTATCTTGACTACAGAAGCATCTCACTAATATTGTTTATAAATCTTTGACCCAAAACCAAATTCCCTCAGTGGGTTGGAAATCTCCAAAAACTATAAAGTGTGGGGAGAAATATATCTTGTCCAGTGGGCAAGGGGAAGAATCTCATTTTCAATATATGACAGTACAGAAAATCAGGTCATTTAGGGTGTAAAATGCAGAAGTCTTTGTGCTTTCCTCAACTTCCCATACCATTTCTTCTTCTACAGAGTTCTAGCCCATGATGCTTTGCAACTATGGGTGCTGGAAAAGGGCTTCAGACC
Coding sequences within:
- the GMNC gene encoding geminin coiled-coil domain-containing protein 1 produces the protein MNTVLPCQDQYFVGGQSYNCPYSTTTSESSVDVSTETWVSFWAAGLLDNREPQQAPQAQESSSDSNFPVPNSCSWEEAQLSSQLYRNKQLQDTLVQKEEELARLHEENNHLRQYLNSALVKCLEEKAKKLLSSDEFSKACGKFRKGKRKPKEQRYFPPEIPHHKNAKRNLSGEFANCEEQPGPPVDPWVLQTLGLKDLNTIDDTLSANYSALSSHPRRIASTFPQFPDDAVNYENIPREDLPIDYGGDQTTPSHSTARHGEDFHLLSQLSNVPGGLQTPPYYTSDVSPNKTEMAFSTSLSPHCNVKTHSFHQGQAFVCRDEEGGWKFTWVPKQS